The Sphingobium sp. JS3065 genomic sequence CTCAGCCTTACCAAGGATGCGCTCTACCACTGAGCTACGGCAGCACTATTTTCAGCTCCATCCGGCGTCTCGCGCCAGCGGAGCCGGGCCTATGGCCGCCTCCTCGCCCCATGTCAAGGCGGCTTGCGGCAGAAGATGTAAATTGCTTATGGGGTGGCCATGGCAAATGGTCAGGACGAACGGAAAGAGCGTTTGGCGCAGGCGTTGCGGGACAATCTGCGCCGCCGCAAGGCGCAGTCGCGCGAATCGCGGGATGGGGACACGCCTCTATCACCGGAGGGTTCGAAGGGCTGACAACGGGCATTCCCATTCGAAACAATCCGTTTCCTCCGGCCCGCTTGCACAGGGTTTCCATGCCCCCGATCTAATCCCGCATGAGACAAGCGACCTTCTTCATTCCGCATGGCGGCGGTCCATGCTTTTTCATGGACCCCAGCGACCCGGACCGCCCGCATAGCGACCCGATATGGCATGCCATGCAGGCCCATCTGGCGAACCTCATCGCCGCCCTGCCCGAACGGCCGAAGGCGATCCTGCTGGTTTCCGGCCATTGGGAGGAAAGCCGCTTCACCGTCCACACCGGCGAACGTCCCGGCCTGTTGTTCGACTATTACGGCTTCCCGCCGCACAGCTACACGCTCCGCTGGGACGCGCCCGGCGCTCCCGCACTTGCCCGCCGGGCTGCCGGTTTGCTGGAACAGGCCGGATTTCCCGCTGGCACGGAGGAGGATCGGGGCTGGGACCATGGCGTCTTCATTCCTATGAAGGTGGCGCTGCCGCAGGCCGACATCCCGCTGGCCCAACTCTCGCTCCGCCACGATCTGGACCCAGAGGCGCACATCGCCGCCGGCCGGGCGCTGGCGCCGCTGCGCGATGAAGGCGTGCTGATCGTCGGTTCGGGCATGAGCTTCCATAATTTGCGTGTCCGCGGCTTTCAGGCCACCGCCCCGTCAAAGCTGTGGGACGACGCCCTGAACGCCGCCGTCACCGAACCCGACCCGGCCATCCGCGCCGGGCGCGTCGCAGCCTGGGCCGATCTTCCCCACGCCCGTTTCGCCCATCCGCGCGAAGAGCATCTCCTGCCGCTCATGGTCGCATTGGGCGCAGGGGGTGAGGATGCGGCGGTGCGCGACCATGCCAGCACCGTGCTGGGCTGGACCGTGTCCGGCTATCGCTTCGGCTGAATCTAGAGCGGTTTTCGATCTGATTGAATCAGATCGACCGCTCTATTCCTTTGTTTTACCGCGATTTCTTAAACGTCAGATGATGCCATCTGACTGGAAATCGCTCTAGGGTCTCCGCAACGCCGGAACCGCCTTGGCCGCTTCATCGGGCGGGATCCCGGAAGGCGGCACGGCGTCCACCACCTCCTCGCCGCGCATCACGCGCCCGGCATGCTGGATCGCTCCCCGCAACCGGGGATAGATGCCGCAGCGGCAGATATTGGTGAGCGCGGCGTCGATTTCCTCATCGCTGGGATCGCTGGTCCGCCGCAGCAGCGCGGAAGCCGTCATGATGACGCCGGGGATGCAATAGCCGCATTGGGAGACATTGTCGGCCGCGAACACCTGTTGCAGCGGATGGCCGCGATCGGGCGACAGCCCCTCTATGGTGGTGACGAACTTTCCCTCGGTGGCGGCGATGGTCACCTGGCAGGATCGCACCGCTTCCCCGTCGATATCGACCGTGCAGGCGCCGCAATCCCCCGTTCCGCAGCCATATTTGGTCCCGGTCAGGTTGGACGCATCCCGCAAGGCCCACAGCAGCGGCGTCGCCGGGTCCATGCGATATTGGACGGGCCGGTCGTTGACCGTGAATTTCGTCATTCCGCGCTCTCTTCCTCGACCTTGTGATAGAGGACTTCGTTGCGGATGTGGATGGTGCGCGACGCCAGCCGGATTTCCTGGATGAAGGTGGCGAAGCCCGCCGCCTGCAACGTCATGGCCAGGCTGAACAGGATCGCGATGGGGGTGCCCAGATGCGAACCCAGCAGGTTCGCCGCGAACAGCAGGATGACCACCAGACAGATCGCGCACGCCGACGCCACCGTCAGGAAGATCGCGCCGTTGACCACGCTCATCCGCCGGTCCAGCATGCGGATCTCGCTGACCATGCGGTCATGTTCCTTGCCGCGGGAGGCGAGGATCTTCTCCTCCACCTTCCGCGCCCGGTCGATGATGCGCGCCAGCCGCCCGACGCAGACGTTCAGGAACGCGCCGATGCCCGCCAGCAGGAACACGGGGGCCAATGCAAGCTGGATGGTCTGCGCGACCTGGGAGACCTGGGGAAGTGGGATCATTTCCGCTGATATCGGGCCGATAGCCGCCAATCGCCGTTCAGGCCGCGCCCTTGGCGGGCGTGTTGACACCCATCGACTTCAGATATTGACGGATGTTGCGCGCCGCCTGACGCAGACGCTGCTCATTTTCCACCATGGCGATGCGGACATAGCCCTCGCCATCCTCGCCATAGCCGACACCGGGCGCGACCGCGACCTTGGCATGGGTCAGCAACTGCTTGGAAAATTCCAGGCTCCCCATATCCTTGAGGGCAGGGGGCAGCGGCGCCCATGCGAACATCGACGCCCTGGGCGCGGGAATGTCCCATCCCGCCCGGCCAAAGGCCTCCACCATCACGTCGCGGCGCTTGTGATAAAGCTCGCGGTTCTTCTGTACGATGTCCTGCGGGCCGTTGAGCGCCGCACAGGCCGCCGCCTGGATCGGCGTGAACGCGCCATAGTCCAGATAGGATTTCACCCGCTTCAACGCCGCGATCAACTGCGTGTTGCCCACCGCGAAGCCGATGCGCCAGCCCGCCATGGAATAGGTCTTGGACAGGGAGGTGAACTCCACCGCCACATCCTTGGCACCCGGCACCTGAAGGATGGAGGGCGTCGGATTGCCGTCATAATAAAGCTCTGAATAGGCGAGGTCGGACAGCACCCAGACCTTGTTCTCCTTCGCCCAGGCGACCAGCCGCTCGTAAAAGGCGAGGTCGACCGTCTCCGCCGTCGGGTTGCTGGGATAACCGACCACCAGGATCGATGGACGCGGCACGGTGAAGGCCATCGCCCGGTCCAGCGCCTGCCAATAATGCTCGTCCGGCGTGGTCGGCACGGACCGGATGGTCGCGCCCGCGATGATGAAGCCGAACATGTGGATCGGGTAGCTGGGGTTGGGCGCCAGCACGACATCGCCCGGCGCTGTGATCGCGGTGGCCAGGCTGGCCAGCCCTTCCTTCGACCCCATGGTCACGACGACTTCGGTTTCCGGGTCCAGATCGACGCCGAAGCGGCGGCCATAATAATTGGCCTGCGCCTTGCGCAGCCCTGGAATGCCCATCGACTGGGAATAGCCGTGCGCGCTCGGCTTTTGCGCGACTTCGCACAGCTTGGCGATCACATGGTCGGGCGGCGGCAGGTCGGGATTGCCCATGCCTAAGTCGATAATGTCCTCCCCCGCGGCTCGCGCGGCGGCCCGCATCGCGTTCACTTCAGCGATGACATAGGGCGGCAGACGCTTCATGCGGTAGAATTCTTCGGACATTGGGGCTTTCCTGAAAGCTCTCGGTAAGGGATAGTGCGTGACGCGCCTTCGGCTTGTCACAATCCGGCTATAACCCGCCGGCCTGCGACATTCCAGCGAAAGCGGCGAACCGGACCATAACAGGAGGATGAAGGTGGCCATGAAGGTACAGGATGCCATGGAACCCCATCTGCCCACGCTCGCGGAAATGCAGCAATGGACGCAGGTTCTGGGCCGCGCGCAGCAATTGCTGCTGGAACAGGCGGCGGGCGCGACCGGCAGGACCCTGCCCTTCGATCCGGAGGCGGTGTCGCGCATCCAGAGCAGCTTCGCCGATGAAGGGCTGGCGCTGTGGCAGCGTTTCCTGGATTCCGGCGGGCTGCTGCGCGACCGGCCCGAACCGGCGCCTTCCGGC encodes the following:
- a CDS encoding DODA-type extradiol aromatic ring-opening family dioxygenase; translated protein: MRQATFFIPHGGGPCFFMDPSDPDRPHSDPIWHAMQAHLANLIAALPERPKAILLVSGHWEESRFTVHTGERPGLLFDYYGFPPHSYTLRWDAPGAPALARRAAGLLEQAGFPAGTEEDRGWDHGVFIPMKVALPQADIPLAQLSLRHDLDPEAHIAAGRALAPLRDEGVLIVGSGMSFHNLRVRGFQATAPSKLWDDALNAAVTEPDPAIRAGRVAAWADLPHARFAHPREEHLLPLMVALGAGGEDAAVRDHASTVLGWTVSGYRFG
- a CDS encoding DUF2721 domain-containing protein — its product is MIPLPQVSQVAQTIQLALAPVFLLAGIGAFLNVCVGRLARIIDRARKVEEKILASRGKEHDRMVSEIRMLDRRMSVVNGAIFLTVASACAICLVVILLFAANLLGSHLGTPIAILFSLAMTLQAAGFATFIQEIRLASRTIHIRNEVLYHKVEEESAE
- a CDS encoding (2Fe-2S)-binding protein; its protein translation is MTKFTVNDRPVQYRMDPATPLLWALRDASNLTGTKYGCGTGDCGACTVDIDGEAVRSCQVTIAATEGKFVTTIEGLSPDRGHPLQQVFAADNVSQCGYCIPGVIMTASALLRRTSDPSDEEIDAALTNICRCGIYPRLRGAIQHAGRVMRGEEVVDAVPPSGIPPDEAAKAVPALRRP
- a CDS encoding LL-diaminopimelate aminotransferase, encoding MSEEFYRMKRLPPYVIAEVNAMRAAARAAGEDIIDLGMGNPDLPPPDHVIAKLCEVAQKPSAHGYSQSMGIPGLRKAQANYYGRRFGVDLDPETEVVVTMGSKEGLASLATAITAPGDVVLAPNPSYPIHMFGFIIAGATIRSVPTTPDEHYWQALDRAMAFTVPRPSILVVGYPSNPTAETVDLAFYERLVAWAKENKVWVLSDLAYSELYYDGNPTPSILQVPGAKDVAVEFTSLSKTYSMAGWRIGFAVGNTQLIAALKRVKSYLDYGAFTPIQAAACAALNGPQDIVQKNRELYHKRRDVMVEAFGRAGWDIPAPRASMFAWAPLPPALKDMGSLEFSKQLLTHAKVAVAPGVGYGEDGEGYVRIAMVENEQRLRQAARNIRQYLKSMGVNTPAKGAA